In Candidatus Zixiibacteriota bacterium, one genomic interval encodes:
- a CDS encoding HNH endonuclease — MERKRKRLSRKRKLAILEKQNLKCKKCGRKITLSAYRLRDWKILLGHYPDKTIPSRARFHHLKPFAQGGSDQETNFVALCGLCHSSAHGYYKSFKN, encoded by the coding sequence ATGGAGAGAAAGCGTAAAAGATTATCCAGAAAAAGAAAACTGGCAATTCTGGAAAAACAAAACCTGAAATGCAAAAAATGTGGGAGAAAAATCACTCTTTCTGCTTATAGATTGAGGGATTGGAAAATTCTTCTAGGGCATTATCCAGATAAAACCATTCCATCCAGAGCCAGATTTCATCATTTGAAACCTTTTGCCCAGGGAGGCTCTGATCAGGAAACCAATTTTGTGGCTCTATGTGGATTATGCCACAGCTCTGCTCATGGTTACTACAAAAGTTTTAAAAATTAA
- a CDS encoding glycosyltransferase, producing the protein MPCLNEEKHIPGFLSSLVSQSPGVELIVIDGGSTDRSRDLIDSFRDILKITGLIDETRNLGYLRNRGARAARGKILLFTNADAVLPQGFLARMSQEFQDPTVAAVSGRTIPLNGGVICSAAYAAFDLLRWMAARIGQFSPSGNFLAVHARVFWAVGGFHKLRVNEDGELGIRLSQYAREREVKLKFIWGLSAAHYSERFQKGALQTLMFYSYVFGNFHPLLRRILSPLEKKSAREF; encoded by the coding sequence GTGCCCTGTTTGAATGAGGAGAAACATATCCCAGGTTTCCTCAGCTCTCTGGTTTCCCAGAGCCCTGGAGTGGAGCTCATTGTGATTGATGGAGGATCCACAGATCGCTCCAGAGATCTTATAGATAGCTTCAGAGATATACTGAAGATCACTGGATTGATTGATGAAACTAGAAACCTGGGATATCTGAGAAACAGAGGAGCCAGGGCTGCTAGAGGAAAGATCCTTCTTTTTACCAATGCTGATGCAGTGCTGCCTCAGGGTTTCCTAGCTCGGATGAGCCAGGAGTTTCAGGATCCCACTGTGGCTGCTGTTTCAGGCAGAACAATTCCCCTGAATGGAGGAGTTATCTGCTCAGCTGCCTATGCTGCTTTTGATCTTCTGAGATGGATGGCTGCCAGGATTGGCCAATTTTCTCCATCAGGCAATTTCCTGGCTGTTCATGCGCGCGTGTTTTGGGCTGTGGGAGGTTTTCATAAGCTGAGAGTGAATGAGGATGGGGAGCTGGGGATCAGGCTCAGCCAGTATGCCCGAGAGAGAGAAGTGAAACTGAAATTCATCTGGGGGCTCTCGGCTGCCCACTATTCTGAACGATTCCAAAAGGGCGCCCTGCAAACTCTGATGTTTTATTCCTATGTGTTTGGGAATTTCCATCCATTGCTGAGGAGGATCCTGAGCCCATTGGAAAAGAAAAGTGCTAGGGAGTTTTAA
- a CDS encoding ribbon-helix-helix domain-containing protein, producing MKTPKIAVRIPREEISAMDILVRKRPGVFKDRSDFVRKAILELIKHYDEYEKSLKEMSSK from the coding sequence ATGAAAACTCCAAAAATAGCAGTGAGGATCCCTAGAGAGGAAATCTCAGCAATGGATATCCTGGTTCGGAAAAGGCCAGGAGTTTTCAAGGATAGATCTGATTTTGTGAGAAAGGCCATTCTAGAGCTCATCAAGCACTATGATGAATATGAGAAAAGCCTGAAAGAGATGAGCTCCAAATGA
- a CDS encoding GtrA family protein produces the protein MGEQLAGFYLWKHMLWNFILIGASGTILNYALYEWAFRALFLYLWGGTFIAWVIATFLVAFWNYYLNKRWSLKPDAQILKMKKAELLDLKAKVEMLLSGKFDRKGKRI, from the coding sequence GTGGGAGAGCAGCTGGCTGGATTCTATCTGTGGAAACACATGCTCTGGAATTTTATACTGATTGGCGCCAGTGGAACAATCCTCAATTATGCACTCTATGAATGGGCTTTCCGCGCGCTGTTTCTATATCTCTGGGGAGGAACATTCATTGCCTGGGTGATTGCCACTTTCCTAGTGGCTTTCTGGAATTACTATCTGAATAAGAGATGGAGCCTGAAACCTGATGCTCAGATCCTGAAAATGAAAAAGGCTGAGCTGTTAGATCTGAAAGCAAAAGTGGAGATGCTCCTCTCTGGAAAGTTTGATAGAAAGGGAAAGAGGATCTGA